GTGCTGCAGACTGGAAAAAGGCAGGGGCTTCGTCCTCTCCTGACCCCCTCACACTCTGCCTTCACGGTAGGCTCCTGAGAGGGGGCTCTCCAAGGAGGGTGTCAGTACTGCAGCTTCAGCTGGCCTGGATGGGGTGCTTGCAGGAGCAGCAGGGCCGAGGAAGATGACAGCAGTATGAACTGTGGCTCTCTTGAGGCCtgagtttcctcatatgtaaaatgggggtTGCATTAGACCATACCCTTGGCCTGTGTTTAGGCAAATAGGGCTGAAAGTGGGGCCAAGGGCTGAAGAGCTGGGTCCGCTGCTGTCGCCCTTCTTTCTTGCCAGGTAAGTGACTTGCGCAATCAGGTCTACCTGGAGGATGGGCTGGACCCCTTCCCAGGCGAGGGCCGTGTGGTGGGCCGGCAGCGGATGCACAAGGCCTGGGACAGGGCGGAGGAGCACCCAGGTGAGTTTGGCCTCCAGGTTGAGCCAGGGGGCCGGGGGACTGCAGAACAAACTGCAGGGGGGCTCCATCACCACTCATAGTCCTTCCTGGGCCCCAGTTCCCAATGCTGTCCCTGCAGGCTCCAGGATGACCGCTGAGAAATTTCTGAACAGGCTCCCCAAGTTTGTGATCCGGCAAGGCGAGGTGATTGACATCCGGGGCCCCATCAGGGACACCTTGCAGGTGAGGCCAACCCTAACTCCCCCAGCCCTCTTGGGGGAACTTGAGCACCAGCCCTGGTCCAGCCTGCCAGAACAGTGTCTTGTCTGGAGGCTCAAGCTCGAGGCACCTGATGAGTCCCTCAGAGCTGTTGCTCCACTGTCTCCTGGAAACTGTGAGGCTGGTGAGGGCACTGGCTGGGCCCTAGAAAGCAGGTGGGTTGGCTGTAAGAGGGCTAAAGTCAGTCCAGGCCAGGGGTGAGCCCAAGGCCCAGGCCACCCCATCAACGTCTAGGCCAAAATATCCAGCTCAGTACTAGGTACTCCCTTCGTGGTTGCCTCAGATTCTCCTTGGCCCTCATCATTCTGTCTCCTCGCTCCCTATCCTGCTTCTCTTCCTAGGTGTCCACATGTGAAAGGCACCAAACCTTAGTTTCTCaggcctcctctgcctccctcaccCACACATTGCTAAGTCCTGTCTGGTCTGTCCACCCCCAGAACTTCTCCCAGATGCATCCCTTCTCCCGATTCCTGCCACCCACCACCCTAGTCTAGGGTCCAGAGTATCTCTCCCAGACAGCTGCCTCCCACTGCCACTCCTGCCCCTGCTGACCATCCTCCAGGCTGCCTTCCCTGTTGATATCTTCCAGTGGTTCTTGAGATAAAGCCATGTTCCTTATGCTGGCATTCAAGGCCCGTCCTATATTGCCAGGCCCCTCCTCACACCAACCTATTCCTTCCAGTCTAATTGAGCCCCAGCTTCAGCCACACATCATGCTGGCAATTGCCCAAATGTGTCACCACCTCTAGGAAGCTTTCCCTGACCCCAGGATCTCTGTTGATGCTGTCTGGAATATCCCTGCacccattccatttctttctttcttttttttttttttttttgagacggagtctcatctcgctctgtcgcccgggctggagtgcagtggccggatctcagctcactgcaagctccacctcccgggtttacgccattctcctgcctcagcctccggagtagctgggactacaggcgcccgccaactcgcccggctcgttttttgtatttttttagtagagacggggtttcaccatgttagccaggatggtctcgatctcctgatctcgtgatccgcccgtctcggcctcccaaagtgctgggattacaggcttgagccaccgcgcccggcccaacccATTCCATTTCTAAGGACTCCCACTCATCCTTCAGTCACAGCTGTCATTTTCTgagggaagccttccctgaccccaggctggggtgggctTCCAGCCTGATCATCATCTGTGTGGGTTTCTGTCTCCATTAGACCGAAACGGGGGGTTACCTGCGGGGGGAACCAAGGGGGTGCCTCCCAGAACCTCCTTCCCCTTCCATTGCCTCTCCTCTGGCCTTGGTTTATACAAAACACCCCCTCCCGCTTTGCTCACTGGTCTCATCTGTGCCTGGTCAAGGATGTGTCCCTCTAAGGATTGCGGGAATGACTCAAATGGGGCCTAGGGCTCTGTCCACCCTCCATTGATACCTTCCAGAACTGCTGCCCATTGCCTGCCCGGATCCAGGAGATTGTGGTGGAGACGCCCACCTTGGCCGCTGAGCGAGCGAGGTGAGGGCAGGATGAGGAGGTGAGGGCCTGGGGGCATTGGGTCACCCAGCGCTGATGGCCTCTGGGCTGTGCAGGAGCCAGGAGTCGCCCAACACGCCAGCACCCCCGCTCTCCATGCTGCGCATCAAGTCTGAGAATGGGGAACAGTCCTTCCTACTGATGATGCAGCCTGATAACACCATTGGGGATGTGCGAGCCCTGCTAGCGCAGGCCAGGTGGgcgcagggcagggctgggaccaCAGAGGGGCTCTGGCCTCACTGCCCAGCCTGATCTGCTCTGCCTGGTCCCCAGGGCCATGGATGCCTCTGCCTTTGAGATCTTCAGCACATTCCCACCCACCCTCTACCAGGACGATGCACTCACGCTGCAGGCTGCAGGCCTCGTGCCCAAAGCGGCACTACTGCTGCGGGCACGCCGAGCCCCAAATTCCAGCCCGAACTTCAGTCCTAGTCCCTGTCCTGGTCCCGGCCCCAGTTCCAGCCCCCAATAAAGCGCCCGCCCCCTCAACCCGCTGCTCCGCCAGGCTCTCAGGGGTGGGCCATCTTGCCAGGCATGTAGGAAAGGCCTGGGACCAGCTGGGCCAGGGAGGGGGAGGTGCCGACCCGCCCCTTGGTAACTTGAGCCCCAGCTGGCGGGCCTGGCTGCTGGGTCTTTGTCTTCTAGGTTCCTCTTTCTCCCAAGAAGGGCTAAGTAGATCCTGTGAAGGGAGGGATGCAGTGGGAGGAAGGAGCTGGCCCCAGCTGGGTTTACATTCTCAGCTGGGACAGCAGAGCTTCACTGTGTAGTGTGCAGCCAGCAGATACCTGTGCATAGGCACAGACCCACCAACTCGTGGGGACACTTCAACACTGCACAAAGCCATTTTGCCACTGGACCCATGCCCCCAAACTAGCAGAACTGAGCTGGGTACCCACCTCCCATGACACACTCATACTTATCCATTGTGCTCCAACACAGGCGCATGGGATGGCCACACTCACTGACAGGCATGCAAACGTGCAGTACACACCAAGGCACAAGCATGATACGGACACCACATGCATGTGAACTGGAGGGTGACCCACCCAGACAGCTCCAGAAACCACTGGTCCATACAGGTATGTGTGTGCCAGACATATCCAAACACATGCACTAACACAGAGGTGACAGTCCCATGAGAACAGCTCAGTCACCCTTCCCACAGAGCACAGTCTCAGCACAGTCACAACTACCAACCTTGCCCAGGGCAGGGACCCAGGAGGCCCAGGCCACAACCAACCAGACACAgtgccaatggaacagaacatcATTTAATTGTCTCTAGGGTCCTCCTGGGAGAGGGACTGCGGGGCCTTTGGCAGAGATCTGGCTGATGGAACCAATAGAGGTGCCCATCAGCCAGTGCCAGGCAGGATGGCGGCCCCAATGCTTGGCTAGGGGCAGCCAGCATTTGGGGCTGTTGCTTAAGACAATTTCTGAGACTAATAGGTAAGGAATGTTGCCTTTGGATGGAGAAGAGGGGACTACATttagagaggagggaggagaagtgGCCTGGATTGCGGGAGGGACTCTAAGGTTAGGATAGGAATGACAGGGAGTTGGTCAAAAGGTCCTTCATGGCCAGTTGAAGGCTGGGGGGAGTGTGGTGATGGAGTCCAGCAGGGGAACTCTGGACAGGCTTGACTCAGGCCAGCTTCAGGAACTCCTGCAGAGTGTTTTGTTCCACGGCCTCCACGAAGAGCTCATAGTCCTGGGGAAGGGGAGGCAAGGGGTGGTCACCTGAATGCAGGAGGCCCAAGTGCTTTGTGGCAGATCTGACCCTGGCCAGAGTCTTCTTCCaacactccccccacccccgagTCCCCCAGCCCATACCCCACAGTACTGGTCCCCGTTGACAATCTGGGGTGGGGTGGCCTTGGGGTTGCCCGCCAAGGCTCGCATCTCATCCCTCAGGGCGTTGTCCTGGGAGATGTCCACTAGCTGGTATTGGATGCGCTTCCCATCCAGGATTCGGGTCACCTCGCTCTGCTGGGACTTGATCTGGGGACAGAGGGTGGGTAGGGGTTATTGGATAGGCTGGAAGATTTATGGGGGAACGCTAGGCTGGGTGAGAGAGGCTGTGACCAGGAGCTTTTGTCCCCCCGACCCCCCTCCACACTAGCGGAGGGTTCTGGCTTCTAGGAGTTGGGAGGATGAGTCAGGCTTGAGGTGGTGCAGGATGAAAAGAGGGATCAACTACGGGGACGCGGTCAGAGTGAAGGGAAGTGGGATCAGgctcagggtggggtggggtggggagggcagggtaGGCCCCCCCCAGGCCCCGGAAGAGCAAGCTGCAGTCGTGGTCAGGGTCAGTCTGGTAGTGGGAGTGCAGAGAATGGGTGTGGGGTTGATGGGGGATGGGCACGGGAAGTTCATGCTGCGGCTGCAAAGGACCCAGGATGCCCGATGAAGACGCTCAGGATGGGGCCTCGGGACCGGATCCGGGAGACGGTGCCCAGCACCTCGCCGACGCACTCTCCCACCCCGCCCCCGTCCTGGGGGCGGGTCCCGGGCGCCAGGGTCCAAAACACTGGGACACAACCCTGAGCTCTCCCCCAGCGCCAGCCCGGGCGCCCACTTACTTCGCGGGAGCCGGTGACCGACGTGCTGTAGACGCGCAGGCCGCTCATGCTGGGGGTAGACGGGCCGGCGGGCAGAGAGCGGCAGTAGTGGCAGCTGCACTGCCGGGAGACGACGCCGCCGCCGTGCTCTGGAGCGGTTTCCTTCCTGCTCCGCCCGCAAGTCATCGCGCTCGGGACCAATGGACGGCGCGGGCAGGCGGGGCGGGGCCTGCGCGACACCGCCCCGCGCGCCGGaggccccttcccttccccctggGTGACCGGGCGCGCAGAGGGACCCGTCCCACGCAGGGCCGCCCCTTCTGTGGCTGCCCTGCTCGTCCTTTTCGGCCCTTCCCTGATCTGGAGCTCAGTGTGCCTGGGGAGGAGCTGGGTGGCAGGACAGGCTCGGGAGAGGGTCTGGCAGAAGCCTCCTCTCCAACCGCACCCAGGTTTGGTGCATCCAACTTCCCATCTCCGAGAGCCGCTGTCTCCAGAAGGAGGTGGCCTAAATAGTACAGGGCAGCCTGGGGCTTTGGAAGGCTTGAGCTGCTTTCAGACCCAAAGTTCCCATATTAAGGTAAGGTACCTTTGCTCCGAGGGaacccccctctccccacccaacACACACCACTAACCCTAGGGGATAGGAAGCATAGGACAGCAGGAAGGACATGCTTCCATTTCCCCCCAAGTTCCTCCCCACTCAGGTGGGAAGGTTTAGACAAGGAAGGGTGGTGGCAGGATGCAGAGGCCACACCCCCAAGGAACCAGATGGAGACCAAGGCTGACAGCTGGGCAGTGTGGCGGTAGAGGGTGGTGTCGGGATTCTTGAGACCCTAGGGTCAAGCTGACCCTTAAGATCCACCCCTGGTCTTGGGGTGGTCCAAGCTCAACCCCAGCTCCATGCATGCATGCCCCAAACTGCTACTACTCCCAGCAATTCAGGAGTTGAGGGGGCAGACTCCAGCAACCAACCCAATTTTGGAAACCTAGCTGTCTGGCTGCATTCAACATAATGCTTCTCAGATGCCCCCCTGGTCGAGGGCTCAGGCAGGTAACAGCCCAGAAAGACAACCCTTGCTCAGGTAAAGCCACTTCCTCACAGCAACCCAGAGGCTGCCGACTTCCTGCGAGGACTGCTGAAACTTTCCAGTGACAAACTTCTGCTATGACTCAGGGAAGGTCTGCCCAACAGAAGTGAGTGGGAAGAGATCTGGTCCTACATAACGACAGAGGAGcagaagtggcagagctagggATAGGAGGCTGGACTTGCCAAAGGTTCCTCCACGCTGCTGCCTGGGGGACCTGGCTGAAAACCCAGACTTCGGCTCTTAACAAACCAAAGTGAGGGGCAGAATAgcgtggtggtggtgatggaagGGTACGGAAAACTGAGGAGTCtgttaagatattttattttataatcaaaagaGGCAATACAAACAAGTTGACATAACAAAGATTCATATAAATAACTGGTTATAAACTTTGAGGAAAAATACCCGTGAGCATGGTGGCTGGGCTCCCAATGCACAGGGTGGAGACCAACCAGATGGCTCTGCCTTTAAGAGGCAGGAGCCCAGAGGCTTGAAGGGCTGGCTGGGTGGGGCTGCTCTGAATGGAAGGGATAAGTCACtccataaataaaacataaacttgTAAAAACACTTAAGAAAGAGCCTCATTCAGGCCCAGGCATGAGGTCCAAGATGCTGCCAACAGCCCAAAGCTTAGCAAAAATCTTGTAGTGGCTGACTGGCTCACACGTGGCCCCTGCCTGGCCTGGCTCCAGATCTAGATGAGGCATGGCTGGCCCACCAACCAGACACTAACAAGTGTGAGATGCTCCCTAAACCAGGAGGCAAGAAAAACCAGAGGGCAAAGGGCCCTCCCTAAAGCTCCAGAGAAACAACCCAGGAAACATTAAAAGCTGTACTTTAAAGCTGACTTGTACTGGGTACTCTGAACTTTCAAGGAGGCCAGagcaggaaagggaaaggaataaCCCCAACCACCCCCAATACAAGAGAGGCACAAATTaaagggctgggcacaggctGTAGCCCTCGGTGAGGGGTTAAGCAGCTTGACAGTTGCTCTGTGGTCTTTGGGATATAATTCTGCCCAAGGCTAGAACCACAGAGAAGAGTTTGCACTCTTAAGTCCAGGAAGGGGGCTACCTGGAAG
The genomic region above belongs to Piliocolobus tephrosceles isolate RC106 chromosome 1, ASM277652v3, whole genome shotgun sequence and contains:
- the SH3BGRL3 gene encoding SH3 domain-binding glutamic acid-rich-like protein 3; amino-acid sequence: MTCGRSRKETAPEHGGGVVSRQCSCHYCRSLPAGPSTPSMSGLRVYSTSVTGSREIKSQQSEVTRILDGKRIQYQLVDISQDNALRDEMRALAGNPKATPPQIVNGDQYCGDYELFVEAVEQNTLQEFLKLA